The following are encoded together in the uncultured Sphaerochaeta sp. genome:
- a CDS encoding DegV family protein → MTISGKDLYSSLTFGFYHLRENMQKINTINVFPVADGDTGSNITHTLKSILSNTDGSGSVADISDNFARAALIGARGNSGMIIAQFFHGFSLIAQDFEELTFNAFINSAKAAVAEAYNAVETPIEGTILTVMRSWANQLSRAEGSDIPIPIQLRRALRAARKAEKETTNQMEILKQLGVVDAGAKAFVSILEGIDQYILNPGREFSETDLLVHVAMDGHESTHTHENGTYRYCTEALLRIPEGEVQRVKDAVIRLGDSLVIGSYENQMKIHIHTDDPALMFERLGRCSRIEEQKVDDMYMQQLAVSSRISSTVIVTDSSADIPQAVVDELRIYRIPQIIQIGETSYFDRITISSPLLLNIMDTLSQKVSSSMPSIGEIQRHLEFLTQHYEHIVVLSVSSKLSGTYNAYRVAAKALQERGADISIIDTKLNASAQALVAEEAARVIARGKQGESLLQHIRETAERTTILVSVQSLEMMVAGGRIPKKLGSLLLKLHLKPVVGLTKEGGGAFHGIRLSRAGSISALVGRFMKVYRESGIQAYGLSYIGDAGLATSVSQIVEQKTGIKPMFVEQASPVIALHAGKGSISLSFIAEKRKNGAG, encoded by the coding sequence ATGACCATATCAGGAAAAGATCTTTATAGTTCATTGACCTTTGGTTTTTATCATCTTCGGGAAAACATGCAAAAGATCAACACCATCAATGTGTTTCCGGTCGCCGATGGAGATACAGGATCGAACATAACCCATACGCTTAAGTCGATCCTCTCCAATACGGATGGATCGGGATCTGTAGCAGATATCTCAGACAATTTTGCACGGGCAGCACTTATCGGGGCAAGAGGCAATTCCGGTATGATCATCGCCCAGTTCTTTCACGGATTCTCTCTCATTGCTCAGGATTTCGAGGAACTTACTTTCAACGCATTCATAAACTCAGCAAAGGCTGCAGTTGCTGAAGCCTACAATGCAGTTGAGACTCCTATTGAAGGAACTATACTTACGGTTATGAGAAGTTGGGCAAATCAACTCTCCCGGGCAGAAGGATCAGACATTCCCATTCCAATTCAGTTGCGTCGTGCCCTTCGTGCAGCACGAAAAGCGGAGAAAGAAACAACCAACCAGATGGAAATTCTCAAACAGTTAGGGGTAGTGGATGCGGGTGCCAAAGCATTTGTTTCCATCCTGGAAGGCATTGATCAGTATATCCTGAACCCTGGGAGAGAGTTCTCTGAAACTGATCTGCTTGTACATGTAGCAATGGATGGGCATGAGAGTACCCACACCCATGAGAATGGTACTTACCGCTACTGTACGGAGGCGCTCCTACGTATTCCTGAAGGAGAAGTGCAGCGCGTGAAAGATGCCGTGATACGGCTTGGGGATTCTCTGGTGATTGGAAGCTATGAGAATCAGATGAAGATACATATTCATACTGATGACCCCGCCTTGATGTTTGAACGGCTTGGTCGTTGTTCCCGAATAGAGGAACAAAAAGTCGATGACATGTACATGCAGCAGCTTGCTGTCAGTTCACGTATTTCCAGTACAGTCATCGTCACAGACTCCTCAGCAGATATTCCCCAAGCTGTGGTTGATGAGCTACGGATCTACAGGATTCCTCAGATCATACAGATTGGGGAGACATCCTATTTTGACCGTATTACTATTTCATCTCCCTTGTTGTTGAATATTATGGATACTCTCTCTCAAAAGGTATCCTCTTCGATGCCTTCAATAGGGGAGATCCAGCGCCATCTGGAGTTTCTTACACAACACTATGAGCATATTGTAGTGCTTTCAGTCTCTTCAAAACTTAGTGGCACGTATAATGCATATCGAGTTGCAGCAAAAGCGTTGCAAGAGAGAGGTGCCGATATTTCCATCATCGACACGAAGCTCAATGCCTCGGCTCAAGCTCTTGTAGCCGAAGAAGCGGCACGAGTAATAGCGAGGGGAAAGCAGGGTGAGTCACTCTTACAGCACATCCGAGAAACTGCAGAACGTACCACGATATTGGTATCGGTCCAATCGCTCGAGATGATGGTGGCCGGTGGTAGAATCCCAAAGAAGCTTGGTTCCTTGCTGTTGAAACTGCATCTCAAACCAGTTGTAGGGCTTACCAAGGAAGGTGGTGGAGCCTTCCATGGCATACGATTATCCAGAGCCGGAAGTATTTCTGCCTTGGTAGGACGGTTCATGAAAGTATATAGGGAATCGGGTATCCAAGCCTATGGTCTTTCTTACATCGGCGATGCAGGGCTGGCTACCTCTGTTTCGCAGATAGTAGAACAGAAAACAGGAATCAAACCTATGTTCGTAGAGCAGGCTTCTCCAGTCATTGCCCTCCATGCGGGGAAGGGTTCAATTTCACTTTCCTTCATTGCAGAGAAGAGGAAGAATGGAGCTGGTTGA
- the plsY gene encoding glycerol-3-phosphate 1-O-acyltransferase PlsY — MSNLLIVAAFCLFGYVFGGIPTAHLVARKKHVDLRERGSGNLGATNTSRTLGFRFGVMVGVIDLLKGVIPSFVAILFTSLPTISLLCIGMATILGHIYTPFLPSHRGGKGVATGAGVIAILFPFAILAGLVVFFSVALASRYISLASMTTYGALIPYYLLFSGIQGQPIEYSRLVFLGLLALLILFTHRTNIHRLILHTEPKFSVFADKERS, encoded by the coding sequence ATGAGCAATCTGTTGATAGTAGCTGCTTTCTGTCTCTTTGGTTATGTTTTTGGAGGTATCCCTACCGCTCATCTTGTTGCTAGGAAAAAGCACGTTGATTTACGCGAGAGGGGCAGCGGAAATCTTGGGGCTACCAATACGAGTAGAACACTTGGCTTCCGTTTTGGTGTCATGGTAGGAGTGATTGACTTGCTCAAAGGTGTAATTCCCTCCTTTGTTGCAATTCTTTTTACTTCCTTGCCAACCATTTCACTTCTGTGTATTGGTATGGCCACCATTCTCGGTCATATCTATACCCCATTTCTTCCTTCCCATAGGGGAGGCAAAGGGGTAGCTACCGGAGCAGGGGTTATTGCAATCCTCTTTCCTTTTGCAATACTTGCCGGTCTGGTAGTTTTCTTTTCCGTTGCACTAGCGAGTCGGTATATATCCCTTGCTTCCATGACGACCTATGGTGCACTCATTCCATACTATCTACTGTTCTCCGGCATTCAAGGACAACCGATCGAGTATTCCAGATTGGTTTTTCTTGGACTGTTGGCCTTGTTGATTCTCTTCACTCACAGGACGAACATACATCGTCTGATACTCCACACGGAACCAAAGTTCAGTGTATTTGCTGACAAGGAGCGCTCATGA
- a CDS encoding DUF1295 domain-containing protein: protein MNLFLEILVIAFGINTLFFIYAFIQKTDVVTDLSYSLSFLIATLYLYLIHAEKALLQTVLLGMVSLWALRLGFYLLSRILATKVDHRFDDKRDSFVRFGTFWLLQATAVWIILLPVTFAMGQIGLVLNYPFLAIGLVISLFGLIYETIADYQKNTFKKKHPKKLITSGVWAYSRHPNYFGEILVWWGIFVMVLPYLKGFDFLVVLGPVFITLLLLFVSGVNLLEKSWKEKYGSEAYYQAYVRQTSLFIPWKKRS from the coding sequence ATGAATCTATTTCTTGAGATCCTTGTCATAGCTTTTGGCATCAATACCCTGTTCTTTATTTATGCCTTTATACAAAAGACCGATGTTGTTACAGATCTTTCCTATAGCTTGAGCTTCTTGATCGCTACGCTCTATCTGTACCTGATACATGCAGAGAAAGCACTGTTGCAGACAGTATTGCTTGGTATGGTGTCTCTGTGGGCCTTGCGTTTGGGTTTTTATCTGCTCAGTCGCATCCTTGCTACGAAAGTGGATCATCGCTTCGATGATAAACGCGACTCATTTGTACGTTTCGGTACTTTTTGGCTTCTCCAGGCAACTGCGGTATGGATTATTCTGTTGCCAGTGACGTTTGCAATGGGGCAGATTGGCTTGGTGCTAAATTATCCCTTTCTTGCAATAGGATTGGTCATCTCACTGTTCGGTTTGATTTATGAGACTATTGCAGATTATCAGAAAAATACTTTCAAGAAGAAGCATCCCAAGAAGCTCATCACCTCTGGAGTATGGGCGTATAGCCGTCATCCGAACTACTTTGGCGAGATATTGGTCTGGTGGGGAATCTTCGTGATGGTCCTCCCTTATCTGAAAGGGTTTGATTTTCTCGTTGTCCTTGGACCGGTGTTCATAACCCTGTTGTTACTGTTTGTAAGCGGAGTCAACCTTTTGGAGAAATCCTGGAAAGAGAAGTATGGTAGTGAAGCATACTACCAAGCTTATGTACGACAAACCTCACTGTTTATTCCTTGGAAAAAGAGGTCTTGA
- a CDS encoding IS3 family transposase — translation MDPLLARPLGKERSYTLSICRQCQLLGVPRSSYYYWRDHHEEQERLRQEFFAEEKDFAELVMNNWVELPVYGYQKMARHLQKKGHPEATEKRVRRVYSQLGLQGLVPKFKTTRSSRRKEGKFPYLLRNREIRYVNECWSSDITYIKLPGGMVYFTAVIDLFSRKILSWRLSNTMDTIFCIECVMEAIEMYGIPAIFNTDCGSQYTSKEFVSMLQSFGIQISMDGIGRCLDNIFIERTFRTLKYECIFLHDYATMTELSDGLKVFVGFFNQERLHQGLDYQTPDEVYEAGCFPDREIDNQVA, via the coding sequence GTGGATCCCCTGCTGGCAAGGCCTTTGGGAAAGGAGAGATCCTACACCCTGTCCATTTGCAGGCAGTGCCAGCTTCTGGGAGTCCCCCGTTCCTCCTATTATTACTGGAGAGACCATCATGAGGAGCAGGAACGGCTCAGACAGGAGTTTTTTGCAGAGGAAAAGGATTTTGCAGAGTTAGTGATGAACAATTGGGTGGAACTTCCTGTCTATGGTTACCAGAAAATGGCCCGTCACCTGCAGAAGAAAGGACATCCAGAGGCGACGGAGAAACGGGTAAGGAGGGTCTACAGCCAACTTGGGCTGCAGGGATTGGTTCCCAAGTTCAAGACCACCAGGAGTTCCAGACGGAAGGAAGGGAAGTTCCCCTATCTGCTTCGGAACAGAGAGATACGGTATGTCAACGAATGTTGGAGTAGCGATATCACTTACATAAAACTTCCGGGAGGGATGGTCTACTTCACCGCGGTGATCGATCTCTTCAGCCGCAAGATTCTTTCCTGGAGGCTCAGCAACACAATGGATACCATCTTTTGCATCGAATGCGTGATGGAGGCAATTGAAATGTATGGGATCCCCGCCATTTTTAATACAGACTGCGGATCTCAATACACTAGCAAGGAATTTGTCTCAATGCTACAGAGCTTTGGGATTCAGATAAGCATGGATGGAATCGGGAGATGTTTGGACAATATTTTCATTGAGAGAACCTTCAGAACTTTGAAATATGAATGCATCTTTCTCCATGACTATGCAACAATGACAGAACTCTCTGATGGATTGAAAGTTTTTGTAGGATTCTTCAACCAGGAAAGGCTTCACCAAGGATTGGACTACCAAACACCAGATGAAGTGTATGAAGCAGGATGTTTCCCCGATAGGGAAATCGATAATCAGGTAGCATAG
- a CDS encoding transposase has product MGRNRKTFTDSFKKEVALEALKERSTVNEIAAKYGISASMVSNWKKQFLSGGFSKEVKQLKKELAEAQRRIEETYQELGKTKMENEILKKKANL; this is encoded by the coding sequence ATGGGAAGGAACAGGAAAACATTCACGGATTCTTTCAAGAAAGAAGTTGCGCTTGAGGCTTTGAAAGAGCGGAGCACCGTTAATGAGATTGCTGCAAAGTATGGGATTTCCGCCAGCATGGTGTCAAACTGGAAGAAACAATTTCTTTCTGGAGGCTTTTCCAAGGAAGTAAAGCAACTGAAGAAAGAGCTTGCTGAAGCCCAACGAAGAATTGAGGAAACCTATCAAGAACTCGGGAAGACCAAGATGGAGAACGAGATCCTGAAAAAAAAAGCGAATTTATAG
- a CDS encoding glutamine synthetase III, translating into MFDIDYAKTPVTDFYGVNCFTEVEMGKYLSDPIIRQLKEVQRGQRELTSELADFVASAMKQWALAKGATHFCHWFQPLTGLTAEKHDSFISPTKGGKVLLEFSGKELIKGEGDASSFPNGGLRATFEARGYTAWDTSSPAFIKDINGVKTLYIPTAFFSYNGEALDKKVPLLRSNQALEKQTLRVLKALGNNKAKRVIINIGPEQEYFLVDKKFYDQRPDLRLSGRTVMGNLAAKGQELNDHYYGTIGDRVTVFMSELNFELWKLGISSKTQHKEAAPNQFEIAVVYDAANLSTDHNQLLMDVLQMVALRHGMVALLHEKPFLGVNGSGKHDNWSLSTDDGTNLLSPGNNVEDNLQFLIFLTAFIKAMDEYAPLIRCGAATAGNDHRLGSAEAPPAIISIYLGEQLSTILDTITMEGCCTKSDRQYVQMGMTMLPQLPKDLTDRNRTSPIAFTGNKFEYRMVGSSQSMAGPNIYINTAVAQVLEEAANRLESAEDIEIECHNIIRDFYQDHKRIVFNGNGYSSEWKDEAKKRGLPEFKDTVSALPQMLSRKSLELFEKQQVFTKSEITSRLEIYLQTYSKQINIEASIMVEMCRKYIIPAVSEYVGKLSDTIAKQDAIGLDTTLQKRNVGIVQNALNQAIEATEYLHVCVAKALSFSDEVLTQAEIYRDEVVPQMQTLRSYVDLAETYTEKQYWPFPSYDDLLFRL; encoded by the coding sequence ATGTTCGATATTGACTACGCCAAAACACCGGTTACCGATTTCTATGGAGTTAATTGCTTCACTGAAGTAGAGATGGGTAAGTACCTCAGCGACCCGATCATCAGGCAGCTGAAGGAAGTACAGCGTGGTCAACGTGAACTGACCAGTGAACTAGCAGACTTTGTAGCAAGTGCAATGAAACAGTGGGCACTGGCAAAGGGAGCAACTCATTTTTGTCACTGGTTTCAGCCCCTTACCGGCCTTACCGCAGAAAAGCATGACTCATTCATCAGCCCAACCAAGGGAGGGAAGGTCCTGCTTGAATTCAGCGGCAAGGAGTTGATCAAGGGAGAGGGCGATGCTTCATCTTTTCCGAATGGAGGACTGAGAGCAACATTTGAAGCACGTGGGTACACTGCGTGGGACACCTCCTCCCCTGCCTTCATCAAGGACATCAACGGGGTTAAAACCCTCTATATCCCTACTGCATTCTTCTCCTACAACGGTGAGGCTTTGGATAAGAAGGTTCCACTGCTGAGAAGCAATCAGGCTCTTGAAAAACAAACTCTGCGTGTACTGAAGGCGCTGGGAAATAACAAGGCAAAGCGAGTGATCATCAATATCGGTCCGGAACAGGAGTATTTTCTGGTAGACAAAAAATTCTACGACCAGAGACCCGACCTGAGACTCTCTGGACGGACAGTCATGGGAAACCTAGCTGCCAAGGGACAAGAGTTGAATGACCACTACTACGGCACCATCGGGGACCGTGTGACGGTGTTCATGAGTGAACTTAATTTTGAGCTTTGGAAGCTTGGCATTAGCAGCAAGACCCAACACAAGGAAGCTGCTCCCAACCAGTTTGAGATTGCAGTCGTATATGATGCTGCGAACCTCTCAACGGATCACAACCAACTTCTAATGGATGTGCTCCAGATGGTGGCACTTCGCCATGGCATGGTTGCCCTCCTCCATGAGAAGCCTTTCCTAGGAGTGAATGGGTCAGGCAAGCATGACAACTGGTCACTCAGTACTGATGATGGCACCAATCTTCTCAGTCCTGGCAACAATGTAGAGGATAATCTGCAATTTCTCATCTTCCTCACCGCTTTTATCAAGGCAATGGATGAATATGCACCTCTCATTCGTTGTGGGGCAGCTACTGCAGGAAACGATCATCGCCTCGGAAGTGCTGAAGCACCTCCTGCGATCATCAGCATCTATCTGGGGGAACAGCTCAGTACCATTCTTGATACCATTACCATGGAAGGTTGTTGTACGAAAAGCGACCGACAATATGTTCAGATGGGCATGACCATGCTGCCCCAGCTACCTAAGGACCTGACTGACCGAAACAGGACCAGTCCAATTGCCTTCACCGGCAATAAGTTTGAATACCGGATGGTAGGCTCATCACAATCTATGGCAGGCCCTAATATCTATATCAACACTGCAGTTGCACAAGTTCTTGAAGAAGCTGCGAACCGCCTCGAATCCGCAGAGGATATTGAAATAGAATGTCACAATATCATTAGAGACTTTTATCAAGATCATAAACGGATTGTCTTCAATGGGAATGGCTATAGCAGTGAATGGAAAGACGAAGCAAAAAAACGCGGGCTTCCCGAATTTAAGGACACGGTGAGTGCTCTGCCGCAAATGTTGAGTAGGAAAAGCTTGGAGCTCTTTGAGAAACAGCAGGTATTTACGAAGAGTGAGATTACCTCCAGACTAGAAATATACCTGCAGACCTACAGTAAGCAGATCAACATTGAAGCTTCGATCATGGTCGAGATGTGTAGAAAGTACATCATTCCAGCGGTGAGTGAATATGTAGGAAAACTCAGCGATACCATCGCTAAGCAAGATGCCATAGGTCTCGATACAACTCTGCAAAAAAGGAATGTGGGCATTGTCCAGAATGCTCTCAATCAGGCAATTGAAGCTACAGAATATTTACATGTTTGTGTAGCAAAAGCACTATCCTTCAGTGACGAGGTGCTAACCCAAGCAGAAATCTATCGTGATGAGGTGGTACCTCAGATGCAAACACTAAGAAGTTATGTTGATCTTGCAGAGACATACACAGAGAAGCAGTACTGGCCATTTCCCAGTTATGATGACTTGCTCTTCAGACTGTAG
- a CDS encoding alpha-amylase family glycosyl hydrolase, with protein MTTTWWEECIVYQIYPRSFQDTNGDGIGDLQGIIKRMDYLVSLGIDAIWLSPIYCSPMADFGYDIADYQDVDPVFGTLDDVDQVIQEAHTRNIKIIFDMVLNHTSIDHPWFQESRQSKNNEKADYYIWSDSIPNNWQGAFGKRAWSYDEKRKQYYLHSFLEEQPDLNWRNEKVVDAMFTILKYWLDRGVDGFRLDVVNCIVKDKTLRSNPRIVGSRPRPYDMQRHIFDRNRPGTHQKLRMMRQLVDAYPDRMLVGEIMVELPGEPELAASFLGRNRDELHLSFDFSLAYIRFNAIKWQRSAKRWCEAIGKSRIPSWVLNNHDIPRVVSRLSGNVAKAKLAALFLLTQRGSIFLYYGEELGLPDSKVPWKAIKDPLGKRYWPIHPGRDPARGPMIWNNEEGHGFTDGESWLPFASNADSYAVTEQERDASSMLHYYRALIGMRRAEPVFRRGVCTFLDTNNNHVVCYIREYEDEKRLMLLNFSGRKQRVSIRDKNYPKGDWILRFTSQRMLSDAKAESFMLQPWQGCIYSLKSKSS; from the coding sequence ATGACAACAACATGGTGGGAAGAGTGTATCGTCTATCAAATCTATCCACGTAGTTTTCAAGATACAAATGGTGATGGGATTGGCGATCTGCAAGGTATCATCAAGAGAATGGATTACCTGGTCTCACTTGGTATCGATGCGATATGGCTGAGTCCAATATATTGTTCACCCATGGCTGATTTTGGATATGATATTGCTGATTACCAGGATGTGGACCCGGTATTTGGAACATTGGACGATGTGGATCAAGTGATACAGGAAGCGCATACAAGGAATATCAAGATTATATTTGATATGGTGCTTAATCATACCTCTATAGATCATCCATGGTTCCAGGAAAGTCGGCAGTCAAAGAATAATGAAAAGGCTGACTATTATATCTGGAGTGATTCGATACCAAATAACTGGCAAGGAGCATTTGGGAAGAGAGCATGGAGTTATGATGAAAAGCGGAAGCAATATTATCTACATTCTTTCCTGGAAGAACAGCCAGATCTCAATTGGAGAAACGAAAAGGTTGTAGACGCAATGTTCACGATTCTGAAATATTGGTTGGATCGTGGGGTAGATGGATTCCGCCTTGATGTGGTCAATTGCATAGTCAAAGATAAAACACTGAGAAGCAATCCTCGAATTGTAGGATCACGTCCGAGGCCGTACGACATGCAACGGCATATTTTTGACAGAAATAGGCCGGGAACACATCAGAAATTGAGAATGATGCGCCAATTGGTAGATGCCTACCCAGATAGGATGTTGGTGGGTGAAATCATGGTTGAGTTGCCAGGGGAGCCGGAGTTGGCTGCCTCCTTCTTGGGCCGGAACAGGGATGAACTGCATCTCTCCTTTGATTTCTCACTTGCCTATATACGATTCAATGCAATCAAATGGCAACGAAGCGCAAAGCGTTGGTGCGAAGCAATTGGGAAAAGTAGAATACCGAGTTGGGTACTAAATAACCATGATATACCACGAGTAGTAAGCCGACTTTCCGGGAATGTTGCAAAAGCGAAACTTGCAGCGCTGTTTCTGCTCACGCAGCGGGGCTCGATATTTTTATACTATGGAGAAGAATTAGGTTTGCCAGATTCAAAAGTCCCTTGGAAAGCAATCAAGGATCCCCTCGGAAAACGATATTGGCCGATACATCCAGGAAGAGACCCTGCGAGGGGGCCGATGATCTGGAACAATGAAGAAGGACATGGTTTTACGGATGGAGAAAGCTGGCTACCATTTGCCTCCAATGCTGACTCCTATGCGGTAACAGAGCAAGAGAGAGATGCTTCATCAATGTTGCATTACTATCGCGCACTGATTGGAATGAGAAGAGCAGAGCCTGTCTTCAGACGTGGCGTTTGTACATTTCTCGATACAAACAACAATCATGTTGTATGTTATATACGAGAATATGAAGATGAGAAGCGATTGATGCTTTTAAATTTTAGTGGTAGGAAACAGAGGGTTTCCATCCGGGACAAGAATTATCCAAAAGGTGACTGGATTTTGCGTTTTACTTCACAGCGAATGCTGAGCGATGCCAAGGCCGAATCGTTTATGCTTCAGCCTTGGCAAGGTTGCATCTACAGTCTGAAGAGCAAGTCATCATAA
- a CDS encoding ParA family protein has product MAKTISFHLQKGGVGKTTISGTLACQSALDGYRTLLIDVDPQGNASSWFLKKAPLFELADVVQGKCYIQDAIIPIPQIQNMSLLPTFGIGGTLKLYAETKLAEEPFVLQDLVHEVSESFDRIILDLSPGLGRLERAALISSNEVITPMTPEVFSLDGLEIFIDELAKLKKNLRSTVSHSKIIINSFDNRIKQHRDIYHAACEGVFTVYKIPVDPLFRKAQEAGYAPQLFKSRGRGLKESTVGAIKTLNKDIWR; this is encoded by the coding sequence ATGGCTAAGACAATATCATTCCACCTTCAGAAAGGTGGTGTAGGAAAGACTACCATCTCAGGAACACTCGCTTGCCAATCTGCATTGGATGGGTATCGTACGTTGTTGATTGATGTTGATCCTCAAGGAAATGCTTCTTCTTGGTTTTTGAAGAAAGCTCCCCTATTTGAATTAGCTGATGTTGTGCAAGGGAAGTGCTATATCCAAGATGCTATCATTCCTATACCACAGATACAGAACATGTCATTACTTCCCACCTTTGGGATTGGGGGAACACTGAAACTGTATGCTGAAACAAAATTGGCTGAAGAGCCGTTTGTCTTGCAGGACTTGGTACATGAAGTTTCGGAATCATTTGACAGGATAATCCTGGATCTTTCTCCAGGCCTCGGCCGTTTGGAACGAGCAGCGCTTATCTCCAGTAATGAAGTCATTACACCTATGACTCCTGAAGTATTTAGTCTTGATGGACTTGAAATATTCATTGATGAATTGGCAAAATTAAAAAAGAATCTTCGATCTACGGTGAGCCATTCAAAAATCATTATAAATTCTTTTGACAACAGGATAAAACAACACAGGGATATATATCATGCAGCATGCGAAGGTGTGTTCACTGTGTATAAGATCCCAGTCGATCCTCTTTTTAGGAAGGCTCAGGAAGCAGGTTATGCTCCCCAGTTATTCAAGTCAAGGGGACGAGGGTTAAAAGAGAGTACTGTAGGAGCTATCAAGACACTTAATAAAGATATTTGGAGATAA
- a CDS encoding GH1 family beta-glucosidase yields the protein MQRVEFNKDFLWGCATASYQVEGAVEEDGRKPSIWDTFCEKEGAVLNGDNGDVATDQYHRYKEDVSLMDELGFQAYRFSIAWPRIMPDGKGEINQAGIKYYKNLCDALHEKGMKAVATLYHWDLPQTLQDEGGWTNRDTAYAFAAYAKACFEELGSHVDMWITLNEPFCSAYLGYLYGVHAPGHTDAKEAFDAVHHLNLAHGLAVKEYRKLGLDKPIGITLNPVAPRPATRKKEDQHASELAKAINTDVFLHPLVRKGYPVLVTETLKISFPVQRGDMDIIAEPLDFIGINYYNEGAVAYDEKMPFKYRDVPVWQRTTDMQWPIVPYGLLRLLHYFDQETKGLPLYITENGCAAQDVVEEGRVHDLLRCDYLNQHFAICKQAIDEGVKLRGYFVWSFLDNFEWAFGYSKRFGIVYVDYKTQERIVKDSAYMMRDVISGYCEF from the coding sequence ATGCAAAGAGTGGAATTCAACAAGGATTTCCTTTGGGGATGTGCAACTGCAAGCTACCAAGTGGAAGGTGCAGTGGAAGAAGATGGAAGGAAACCCTCGATATGGGATACCTTCTGTGAAAAGGAAGGGGCAGTCCTTAATGGTGATAATGGGGATGTCGCAACTGATCAATATCATAGGTACAAGGAAGATGTCTCCCTGATGGATGAATTGGGATTCCAAGCATATAGATTCTCAATTGCATGGCCAAGGATCATGCCAGATGGAAAAGGTGAGATAAACCAAGCAGGGATTAAATACTACAAAAACCTGTGTGATGCATTGCACGAGAAAGGCATGAAAGCTGTTGCTACCTTGTACCACTGGGATCTACCCCAGACATTGCAGGATGAAGGCGGATGGACCAATCGTGATACAGCCTATGCATTCGCAGCCTATGCTAAGGCATGCTTTGAGGAGCTTGGATCCCATGTTGATATGTGGATCACCCTTAACGAACCGTTCTGTAGCGCGTATTTAGGCTATCTATATGGGGTGCATGCTCCAGGTCATACAGATGCCAAGGAAGCTTTTGATGCTGTACACCATCTCAATCTTGCTCACGGCCTTGCAGTCAAGGAGTATAGAAAATTAGGATTGGATAAACCGATTGGAATTACGTTGAATCCGGTTGCTCCTCGTCCAGCTACCAGAAAGAAAGAAGATCAACATGCAAGTGAACTAGCAAAAGCTATCAATACAGATGTATTTTTGCATCCATTGGTACGAAAAGGGTATCCAGTACTTGTGACAGAAACGCTCAAGATTTCTTTTCCTGTACAACGCGGTGATATGGACATCATCGCAGAGCCCCTCGATTTCATAGGTATCAACTATTATAATGAAGGGGCTGTGGCGTATGATGAGAAAATGCCTTTCAAATACCGTGATGTTCCCGTATGGCAAAGAACTACAGACATGCAGTGGCCGATTGTCCCATATGGATTGTTGCGCTTGCTGCACTATTTTGATCAGGAGACAAAGGGGCTTCCCCTCTACATTACCGAAAATGGTTGTGCAGCACAGGATGTGGTAGAAGAGGGGAGAGTGCATGACTTATTGCGCTGTGATTATCTGAACCAACATTTCGCCATCTGTAAGCAAGCAATTGACGAGGGTGTTAAGTTGAGAGGCTATTTTGTCTGGTCTTTTCTTGATAATTTTGAATGGGCTTTCGGATATTCAAAACGCTTTGGCATCGTGTATGTCGACTATAAGACTCAAGAAAGAATTGTGAAGGATAGTGCATACATGATGCGTGATGTAATATCTGGTTATTGCGAGTTTTAG